In a genomic window of Candidatus Avedoeria danica:
- a CDS encoding PIN domain-containing protein: MREDDPRTFVDTNILIYAHDRSAGHKHEVARDLIRSLWDSGRGCLSVQVLQEFYVNITRKVPHPLNVAEAADIVSDLSTWDVHTPTAADVLDAIRLAERYGITFWDAMILVSAQSLGCEVVWSEDLNASQRYGSVQVLNPLAG; the protein is encoded by the coding sequence ATGCGCGAGGATGATCCGCGCACCTTTGTGGACACGAACATCCTCATCTACGCCCATGATCGATCGGCCGGGCACAAGCACGAGGTCGCCCGCGATCTGATCCGCTCGCTGTGGGACAGCGGCCGGGGCTGCTTAAGCGTTCAAGTGCTCCAGGAGTTCTACGTCAACATCACCCGCAAGGTGCCTCACCCGCTCAACGTTGCAGAGGCGGCCGACATCGTCTCCGATCTTTCCACGTGGGACGTCCATACGCCGACCGCGGCCGACGTGCTCGACGCGATACGTCTGGCAGAGCGCTACGGGATTACCTTTTGGGACGCGATGATCCTGGTCAGCGCGCAGTCGCTCGGCTGCGAAGTCGTGTGGTCGGAAGATCTCAACGCCAGCCAACGATATGGGAGCGTCCAGGTGCTGAACCCGCTAGCGGGCTGA
- a CDS encoding DUF4389 domain-containing protein — translation MIAFRKHYPRWWFDFQLELARFGNRVGAYMALLTDVYPSTVEAQSVHLDVDYPNVELELNPWLALVKWLLAIPHYIVLIFLSLAAFVAVIIAWFAILFTGRYPRPLFDFVVGVARWWMRVSAYAFLLVTDEYPPFSLQ, via the coding sequence ATGATCGCCTTTCGCAAGCACTATCCGCGCTGGTGGTTCGACTTCCAGCTCGAGCTGGCGCGCTTCGGGAATCGGGTCGGGGCGTACATGGCCCTGCTCACCGACGTGTACCCGTCCACCGTCGAGGCGCAGTCCGTCCACCTGGACGTCGACTACCCGAACGTGGAGCTGGAGCTGAATCCCTGGCTGGCCCTGGTGAAGTGGCTGCTGGCGATCCCGCACTACATCGTGCTGATCTTTCTCTCGCTCGCCGCCTTCGTCGCGGTGATCATCGCCTGGTTCGCGATCCTCTTCACCGGCCGCTACCCGCGCCCGCTGTTCGACTTCGTCGTCGGCGTCGCGCGCTGGTGGATGCGCGTGTCCGCCTACGCCTTCCTGCTCGTGACGGACGAGTATCCGCCGTTCAGCTTGCAGTAG
- a CDS encoding FAD-dependent oxidoreductase, with translation MSKRIVVLGGSFAGMTAAIELKNKLADEVDVTVVSKAADFLFMPSMIWVPFGLRTRADIMFPLQPVFEKKGVHFVHDEAVLLDLPEKRVETKQGQKLEYDYLVIATGPKLNYAAIPGFTPEEGNVQSIFSIDAAERAKVAFDAFLENPGPVVIGGAQGTGCFGAAYEFLFNFAHQLKKHGITDKAPLTFVTAEPFLAHFGIGGFGPGTKMTEWFFKNLHITGITNVGVKEFRRGEVELSDGQVLKHSFAMFAPSFLGVDAVRACADVTTAAGFVKVKETYQTEKYPEVYAAGVAVQVDPPGPTEVPCGVPKTGYLSEEMAKVVVHNIVADIEGHPKVSLSPGAIDAKCVLDAGNTGIIATSDHLLEPRGHAWLIPGPEAHWAKLAFEKYFLATHKRGMV, from the coding sequence ATGTCGAAGAGGATCGTGGTGTTGGGCGGCAGCTTCGCGGGGATGACCGCGGCCATCGAGCTCAAGAACAAGCTGGCCGATGAGGTCGACGTCACCGTGGTCTCGAAGGCGGCGGACTTCCTGTTCATGCCGTCCATGATCTGGGTGCCGTTCGGCCTGCGCACGCGCGCGGACATCATGTTCCCGCTCCAGCCGGTCTTCGAGAAGAAGGGCGTGCACTTCGTTCACGACGAGGCTGTCCTGCTCGACCTGCCCGAGAAGCGGGTGGAGACGAAGCAGGGCCAGAAGCTCGAGTACGACTACCTCGTCATCGCCACCGGCCCGAAGCTCAACTACGCCGCGATCCCCGGCTTCACCCCCGAGGAAGGCAACGTTCAGTCCATCTTCTCGATCGACGCCGCCGAGCGCGCCAAGGTCGCCTTCGACGCGTTCCTGGAGAACCCCGGCCCTGTCGTCATCGGCGGCGCGCAAGGCACCGGCTGTTTCGGCGCCGCCTACGAATTCCTGTTCAACTTTGCGCACCAGCTGAAGAAGCACGGCATCACCGACAAGGCGCCGCTCACCTTCGTCACCGCCGAGCCGTTCCTCGCCCACTTCGGCATCGGCGGCTTCGGCCCCGGCACGAAGATGACGGAGTGGTTCTTCAAGAACCTGCACATCACCGGCATCACCAACGTGGGCGTGAAGGAGTTCCGGCGCGGCGAAGTCGAGCTCTCCGACGGGCAGGTGCTCAAGCACTCGTTCGCGATGTTCGCGCCGTCTTTCCTCGGCGTCGACGCGGTACGCGCGTGCGCCGACGTCACCACCGCCGCGGGGTTCGTGAAGGTGAAGGAGACGTACCAGACCGAGAAGTACCCCGAGGTCTACGCCGCCGGCGTCGCCGTGCAGGTCGATCCGCCGGGCCCGACCGAGGTCCCTTGCGGCGTGCCGAAGACCGGCTACCTCTCGGAGGAAATGGCGAAGGTGGTGGTCCACAACATCGTCGCCGACATCGAGGGCCACCCCAAGGTGAGCCTCTCTCCGGGCGCCATCGACGCCAAGTGCGTCCTCGACGCGGGCAACACGGGGATCATCGCGACCTCCGACCACCTGCTCGAGCCGCGCGGGCACGCGTGGTTGATCCCCGGCCCCGAGGCGCACTGGGCCAAGCTCGCCTTCGAGAAGTACTTCTTGGCCACGCACAAGCGCGGGATGGTCTGA
- a CDS encoding endonuclease has product MATRILTETEEDPATPENVIDIYFGESMNKVAKIGTPRRPWDIEHVWPSSRGFAEEGACNVPLSDAHHLFAAHPIANGSSGHSNHPFDDCHHDCTPMPSGTPSPNQNQRGEDADGRDVFEVWIERRGDIARALFYMDVRYDGGPTSAVMPSAGACDDEPKLQLGENVPESSGGPPFDEIVRYGRLSTLVRWALQDQVDGRERRRNDIIGRRDMQGNRNPFIDDSGLICRMYPVGPCRPLFLPSVVRP; this is encoded by the coding sequence GTGGCGACACGCATCCTCACGGAAACGGAAGAAGATCCCGCGACTCCGGAGAACGTGATCGACATCTACTTCGGCGAGAGTATGAACAAGGTCGCCAAGATCGGCACTCCGCGGCGGCCCTGGGACATTGAGCACGTCTGGCCGTCGTCGCGCGGATTCGCCGAGGAGGGGGCGTGCAATGTTCCCCTCTCGGACGCCCATCACCTCTTCGCTGCGCACCCGATCGCGAACGGCAGCTCTGGTCACTCGAACCACCCGTTCGATGACTGTCACCATGACTGCACACCGATGCCGTCAGGCACGCCCTCCCCGAATCAGAACCAGCGCGGTGAGGACGCCGACGGCCGGGACGTCTTCGAAGTGTGGATCGAGCGCCGCGGCGACATCGCCAGGGCGCTGTTCTATATGGACGTGCGCTACGACGGCGGGCCGACCAGCGCGGTCATGCCGTCGGCAGGGGCGTGCGACGATGAGCCAAAGTTGCAGCTCGGCGAAAACGTGCCGGAGAGCAGCGGCGGCCCGCCCTTCGATGAGATCGTACGCTATGGCCGGCTCAGCACGCTCGTCCGATGGGCGCTACAAGATCAGGTGGACGGGCGCGAACGACGTCGCAATGACATCATCGGGCGACGCGACATGCAGGGCAACCGGAATCCGTTCATCGACGATTCAGGACTCATCTGTCGCATGTATCCAGTGGGTCCGTGCAGACCCCTCTTCCTGCCGTCCGTGGTCCGGCCGTGA
- a CDS encoding ATP-binding protein — MPAKATFKTVAGFLNAPYGGNLLIGVADDGTLHGLETDYATFSKRGQRGDRDLFGQHLQNLIVGRLGDAAASLVSWEFHTMDGQDLCRVSVEPADFPVYEGTGEDDRTLWWRYPAGTKAVTDGEEARRIVRRRFGVGVER, encoded by the coding sequence ATCCCCGCGAAGGCCACCTTCAAGACCGTCGCCGGGTTCCTGAACGCCCCGTACGGAGGCAACCTCCTCATCGGTGTCGCTGACGACGGCACCCTGCACGGCCTCGAAACCGACTACGCCACGTTCTCCAAGCGCGGCCAGCGCGGCGACCGCGACCTCTTCGGCCAGCACCTCCAGAACCTCATCGTCGGCCGCCTCGGCGATGCCGCCGCCTCCCTCGTATCGTGGGAGTTCCACACGATGGACGGCCAGGACCTCTGCCGCGTCAGCGTCGAACCGGCCGACTTCCCGGTATACGAGGGCACAGGGGAGGACGACCGGACGCTCTGGTGGCGATACCCAGCGGGCACGAAGGCCGTGACGGATGGGGAGGAGGCGCGTCGGATCGTGCGGAGGAGGTTCGGGGTGGGTGTGGAGCGGTAG
- a CDS encoding CopG family transcriptional regulator, giving the protein MDAQNVTVSLPRDVLLRVKVIAAQRRTSVSSLLTDALEQLVAREDAFVRGRRHHLAALEAPADLGTNGVIHATRDELHARG; this is encoded by the coding sequence ATGGATGCCCAGAATGTGACGGTATCGCTGCCAAGGGATGTTCTGCTCAGGGTCAAGGTCATCGCCGCGCAGCGACGGACGTCGGTGTCGAGCCTGCTGACCGATGCGTTGGAGCAGCTCGTCGCCCGCGAGGATGCGTTTGTGCGAGGGCGCCGGCATCACCTGGCGGCGCTGGAGGCGCCAGCAGACCTCGGGACGAACGGTGTGATCCACGCAACCCGCGACGAACTTCATGCGCGAGGATGA